The sequence below is a genomic window from Flavobacterium keumense.
GCTCGAGCGGAAAGATTCAATCGTTCCATTGCGTTTTTCAGTAATTCTTTAGAAGGTTCATCCAATGCACAAAATTCTCTAATCTGTTTGGTACTCATTTGAGCATTGTAATGAATGGTTGGTATCAATTCAAAACGAGACGACTGGATTTCGCGAGCATTAGTTACTCTTTTCCGAATATCGACACTACTTTCTGCTTTTCTATCGTCTGATAATTTATCAAATGGAACGGGTGTTACTTCAATATGAATGTCAATTCGGTCTAATAATGGTCCGGATATTTTATTCATATACCGTTGCATTTCGTGGGGAGAAGAAGTTTGAGGAGCATCCGGATCATTGAAAAAACCACTCGGACTCGGGTTCATACTCGCTACCAACATAAACGAAGATGGATAGGTAACCGTGAATTTAGCTCGTGAAATAGTCACTTCTCTATCTTCTAAAGGTTGTCGCATTACTTCGAGTACATCGCGCTTAAACTCTGGCAATTCATCCAAGAAAAGAATCCCATTATGTGCCATCGAAATCTCTCCAGGCTGTGGATAACTCCCCCCGCCGACGAGAGCCACGTTTGATAAATGTTATAATGTGGCGGATAAATTTATAATACTTATTAACAGAATAATTCTTTTAAAATCAACGATTTAAGCATAATTAAGCTACTATATTGTTAATAAACTACTTAAACAGTTATACCGAAATTCTCTCTTTATCTAAACGATGTTTAACATAACAGTAGTAAAAATGGAAGTAAAAAACAAACGCAAGGTAAAAGAAAAATTAATCGCTTTCAGATTAGCTGAAGCCGAATTAAAGCAATTAAAAGATTATGCGAGTAAAACTAAATTGAACGTTAGTCAGTTCATAAGACTGATGACTATTGGACAAGCGTAAATAAATGGTTTTAGTACTATTAGTATTAGTTTTCTTAATTCAAGAGCTAATAGAAATTAATAATAAAAAAAATAACAAATAAATAGAAAATATGAAAAATCAAGTAGAAGTAAGTT
It includes:
- a CDS encoding plasmid mobilization protein yields the protein MFNITVVKMEVKNKRKVKEKLIAFRLAEAELKQLKDYASKTKLNVSQFIRLMTIGQA